A single region of the Malus sylvestris chromosome 8, drMalSylv7.2, whole genome shotgun sequence genome encodes:
- the LOC126631235 gene encoding uncharacterized protein LOC126631235, with the protein MNLNISSTFQYWLVKHPVILHFSWSPGETPASSPLFLTLTIISYLALTFLLSHLPLPLIKPRRLKPITAFHNLNLLLLSLVMAVGSLVTIFSYAPYPFWIICFPPKTPPTGPLFFWAYIFYLSKIYEFVDTFLIILSGSFQRLTFLHVYHHTMVLVMCYIWLHTSQSLFPAVIVANATVHVVMYTYYLLAALGARPKWKRRVTEFQIFQFMSSFIGLVWMLIYHFNGSGCCGIWGWCFNIFFYVSLLALFMDFHQKSYGSSKKEL; encoded by the coding sequence ATGAACCTCAACATCTCAAGTACCTTCCAGTATTGGTTGGTGAAGCACCCAGTGatcctccacttctcatggagCCCTGGAGAAACGCCGGCCTCCTCCCCGCTTTTTCTCACTCTCACCATCATTTCCTACCTTGCCCTCACTTTCCTCCTTTCCCACCTCCCTCTCCCCCTCATCAAACCCCGCCGCCTCAAACCTATCACCGCCTTCCACAACCtcaacctcctcctcctctccctCGTCATGGCCGTCGGTTCCTTGGTCACCATCTTTTCCTACGCGCCCTACCCCTTCTGGATCATCTGCTTCCCGCCCAAAACCCCGCCAACCGGGCCTCTCTTCTTCTGGGCGTACATTTTCTACCTCTCCAAAATCTACGAGTTCGTGGACACGTTCCTTATCATCCTCAGCGGGAGTTTCCAGCGGCTGACATTCCTCCACGTTTACCACCACACCATGGTGCTGGTCATGTGCTACATTTGGCTCCACACATCGCAGTCTCTGTTCCCGGCGGTGATCGTAGCAAATGCGACGGTTCACGTGGTGATGTATACCTACTACTTGTTGGCTGCGCTAGGGGCGAGGCCAAAGTGGAAGAGAAGGGTGACCGAGTTTCAGATATTTCAGTTCATGTCAAGCTTTATTGGGTTGGTCTGGATGCTCATCTACCATTTCAATGGTTCTGGTTGCTGTGGGATCTGGGGTTGGTGCTTCAACATTTTTTTCTATGTTTCCCTTTTGGCTTTGTTCATGGACTTCCATCAGAAGAGTTATGGAAGCTCCAAGAAAGAGTTGTGA